In Drosophila teissieri strain GT53w chromosome 2R, Prin_Dtei_1.1, whole genome shotgun sequence, the following proteins share a genomic window:
- the LOC122614990 gene encoding uncharacterized protein LOC122614990, whose protein sequence is MVVGLILRAGVVYAVVMVTKNYGVWESPDKTQDVYDETVERMEPYADRARRQLNICPPRPPPQGEWTFFGIHYYNQLVKSVFDVLSVFPAGLAAFLEKVPSFVNAFNETIQKYIKESQSKKKEIKISKGQLDETPLVRPPGLVPPHCKDKNCPKAPLIPPECERNRDSFIYEPRLPKKPPCECSKCKQRQAENWMDNKRKCPRLPSNEGKCRCGENQQSESRSEPIKSCKQCRKTPRDTAT, encoded by the coding sequence ATGGTTGTGGGCCTGATTTTGCGAGCGGGCGTCGTCTATGCTGTGGTAATGGTTACCAAGAACTACGGCGTGTGGGAATCGCCAGACAAGACACAGGATGTGTACGATGAAACCGTGGAGCGCATGGAACCCTACGCCGATCGGGCGCGACGTCAACTGAATATCTGCCCGCCTAGGCCGCCGCCGCAAGGAGAATGGACGTTCTTTGGCATCCATTACTACAATCAGTTAGTTAAATCGGTTTTCGACGTACTAAGCGTCTTTCCCGCTGGACTGGCTGCGTTTTTGGAAAAAGTACCCAGCTTTGTCAATGCTTTTAACGAAACTATTCAGAAGTACATTAAAGAGAGCCAGTCGAAGAAGAAGGAAATAAAGATATCCAAGGGACAGCTGGATGAGACTCCTCTGGTCAGACCACCAGGACTAGTGCCACCGCATTGCAAGGACAAGAACTGCCCAAAGGCACCTCTGATTCCACCAGAATGCGAAAGGAACAGGGATAGCTTTATCTACGAGCCGCGATTGCCCAAGAAGCCACCTTGCGAGTGCTCCAAGTGCAAGCAACGTCAGGCGGAAAACTGGATGGACAACAAACGCAAGTGTCCCAGACTACCCAGCAATGAAGGGAAGTGCAGATGCGGGGAAAACCAGCAGTCAGAATCCCGTTCGGAGCCCATCAAATCCTGCAAACAGTGCCGAAAAACACCTCGAGACACCGCTACCTAG
- the LOC122614991 gene encoding uncharacterized protein LOC122614991 encodes MSVSQLNPEEQMVIAASKNLSMDPQPFGESEFSFVAANNCSVALQRGFYFSLRMPDWAKDFKHQTQKILSHGFEGSRKSHKSSNDTNLSKFYGDHRSERYGEIFSESSGAQFFENIPREMQVSNQTKSKRPLRSPKIKDDLTCGKKVPS; translated from the coding sequence ATGTCTGTGAGCCAACTTAATCCGGAGGAGCAGATGGTCATTGCAGCCTCCAAGAATCTATCAATGGATCCTCAACCATTTGGAGAAAGCGAGTTCAGTTTCGTGGCTGCAAACAACTGCAGTGTGGCCCTTCAGCGGGGATTCTACTTCTCACTTCGCATGCCCGACTGGGCAAAGGACTTTAAGCACCAGACCCAGAAGATCCTATCCCATGGTTTTGAAGGCTCAAgaaaaagccacaaaagcaGTAACGATACGAACTTATCCAAATTCTACGGAGATCATCGTTCTGAGCGTTATGGCGAAATATTTTCGGAGAGCAGTGGTGCACAATTCTTTGAAAACATTCCCCGAGAAATGCAAGTTTCAAATCAAACGAAATCAAAGCGACCACTGCGATCACCCAAGATCAAGGACGACTTAACATGCGGCAAAAAGGTGCCATCCTAA
- the LOC122614992 gene encoding uncharacterized protein LOC122614992, with protein MVIRSLMKLVLFSTTIYLAKELGVWDDPIEPTTSKLRIEAEEPLETKNSNDKSEEGTDIGATISKELQKKKQDLEKKFCPKDSSCYSPSKPLGETIGEAFSKTWVALKGIPSYWGATFERIGARICQFFRGDK; from the coding sequence atggtCATACGCAGTCTCATGAAGCTTGTACTATTTTCTACTACCATTTACTTGGCCAAAGAACTAGGAGTTTGGGACGATCCAATTGAACCCACAACCAGTAAACTCAGAATAGAAGCAGAAGAACCTTTGGAGACAAAAAATTCAAACGACAAGTCAGAGGAGGGCACAGATATTGGGGCCACTATATCGAAAGAActccaaaagaaaaaacaagattTGGAGAAAAAGTTTTGCCCCAAAGACTCCTCCTGCTATTCCCCATCAAAGCCACTAGGCGAAACCATTGGCGAGGCGTTTTCTAAAACATGGGTAGCCTTAAAAGGTATTCCGTCCTACTGGGGCGCAACCTTCGAAAGGATAGGCGCTAGGATTTGTCAGTTTTTCAGGGGAGATAAATAA
- the LOC122614225 gene encoding SET domain-containing protein SmydA-8 — protein MQEFGENIQQAHDEKLGRHLVASISIEPGDTILEERPLLVAPHWECHQLKCAQCLQESYVICRRCQVFPLCMDCSQHNEFECEFFASGAGKALCKDILVKNFGICGLLKLLLLLENPNTQADCQMLIDVPINLSDYRDGEGMWQEHEELLVRPLMESGLVDSLPTQQLTSDVLHAHCIRIDSNSFEVTAKDGDTLKGVFVWGATLPHHCVPNTVVALDEQFNMKLYAAVPLQPGDIIYNSYTNPLMGTSQRQHQLRLSRRLECTCSRCLDPTEMGTHMSSLKCKECGGFSVCEIDSNGKLGDWRCPDCKALLTAAEVHELQAEVGSALVDAMGDLQVYEALLTQYGPLLHPNHFMLLDIKQNIASILRAAALMNSMDQPCKKLLARRVELCSDLLPVCRAVVPGISKLYAIGLFEYLLALVELVELQFAESDLNKKEYVAHLRTASLVATEAMDLLRFEPENSAEGYLMDRISMELERIESDLKKYGR, from the exons ATGCAAGAATTTGGCGAAAATATTCAGCAGGCTCACGATGAGAAGCTGGGCAG GCATCTGGTGGCTAGTATAAGCATCGAACCGGGAGATACTATATTGGAGGAGCGACCCTTGCTGGTAGCCCCGCACTGGGAATGCCACCAGCTTAAGTGCGCCCAGTGCCTTCAGGAATCCTATGTGATATGCCGAAGGTGTCAGGTATTTCCCCTTTGCATGGACTGCAGCCAGCATAATGAGTTCGAGTGCGAGTTTTTCGCCAGCGGGGCGGGGAAAGCCCTCTGCAAGGATATTCTGGTTAAGAACTTTGGCATATGTGGCCTTCTAAAGCTACTCCTTTTGCTGGAGAATCCCAATACGCAAGCAGATTGTCAAATGCTCATTGATGTTCCCATAAATCTGAGTGATTACCGCGACGGAGAAGGAATGTGGCAAGAGCACGAGGAGCTATTGGTGCGTCCTTTAATGGAGAGTGGCCTAGTGGACAGTCTACCCACTCAGCAGTTGACTTCGGATGTACTTCACGCTCACTGCATACGTATCGACAGTAATTCCTTCGAGGTGACCGCCAAGGATGGTGATACGTTGAAGGGAGTTTTCGTTTGGGGTGCTACCTTGCCGCATCACTGCGTTCCGAACACGGTGGTCGCATTGGATGAACAGTTCAACATGAAGCTATATGCGGCAGTTCCCCTGCAGCCTGGCGACATTATATACAATTCCTACACCAATCCGCTGATGGGCACCAGTCAGAGACAACACCAACTGCGTCTAAGTAGGAGACTGGAGTGTACCTGCTCGCGCTGCCTGGATCCAACTGAGATGGGCACCCACATGAGCAGCTTGAAGTGCAAGGAATGCGGCGGATTTTCAGTTTGCGAGATTGattcaaatggaaaactgGGAGACTGGCGCTGCCCGGATTGTAAAGCCCTGCTAACCGCGGCCGAAGTCCACGAACTACAGGCCGAAGTTGGATCAGCTTTGGTAGACGCCATGGGTGACCTACAGGTCTATGAAGCTTTGCTGACCCAGTACGGGCCACTGCTCCATCCCAATCATTTCATGCTGCTGGATATCAAGCAGAACATTGCCAGTATTCTGCGAGCGGCCGCATTAATGAACTCCATGGACCAGCCGTGCAAGAAACTTCTCGCCCGCCGGGTGGAACTCTGCTCCGACTTACTGCCCGTCTGTCGGGCTGTGGTTCCAGGCATCTCCAAGTTGTATGCCATTGGTCTGTTTGAGTATTTGCTGGCCTTGGTGGAGCTTGTGGAATTGCAATTCGCCGAAAGTGATCTGAACAAAAAGGAATATGTG GCTCATTTAAGGACCGCAAGTCTGGTGGCCACGGAAGCAATGGACCTACTTCGCTTTGAGCCCGAAAACTCGGCAGAAGGCTATCTTATGGACCGGATTTCGATGGAGCTGGAGCGTATTGAGTCCGATTTGAAGAAATACGGCAGATAG
- the LOC122612243 gene encoding SET domain-containing protein SmydA-8 has product MAAVTDDFARKCEIKQNDTLGRFVVALCNLRAGETLLLENPIVVLPQSGDRRCSKCFKLTQSFCRKCRLLALCEDCSDHDERDCRRLAEMNLSNDQVELLQRKEHTEIQSVLNCLLLREHEETLPLYEEMSQMDSQLATRRGTDIWKNYQEHAFAPLDSGGVLKQLRGSADEDLVQGLLGILDVNAYEIRAPESGGAMRGLYRRAGLFAHSCMPNLVISIDDERRIKVYANRFIAAGEILYNCYTNVLLGTEERHQILKEGKCFDCTCPRCQDPTELGTHMSSFMCSHCSCTGGYIVRQPDTGIWQCLLNPEHTLKQEFVANMLERAKEEIFHARDDIYRLELLLAKLSRLLHRNHFLMLDLKQNIASILRQILQNMATRPNKKVYERKIRLCQEILLVLKVVTPGISRLKAIALYELANTQAELARKMYTEMEHSANDLLAELERVEVMLRESLRMLLFEPLATPEGQLTRSMLRELKELQDDIKNLRESDDDVVNQ; this is encoded by the exons ATGGCCGCAGTAACCGACGATTTTGCAAGGAAGTGCGAGATAAAGCAGAATGACACGCTGGGCAG ATTTGTGGTTGCCCTCTGTAATCTTCGGGCTGGCGAGACTCTGCTGCTGGAGAATCCCATCGTAGTCTTACCCCAAAGCGGTGATAGACGCTGCTCCAAGTGCTTTAAACTAACCCAGAGTTTTTGTAG AAAGTGCCGTCTTTTGGCTTTGTGTGAAGATTGCTCGGATCATGATGAACGCGATTGCCGAAGGCTTGCTGAAATGAATTTGTCCAACGACCAGGTGGAGCTGCTCCAGAGAAAGGAGCACACCGAAATCCAGTCAGTTCTGAATTGTCTGCTGTTAAGAGAGCACGAGGAAACCCTGCCCTTGTACGAGGAAATGTCCCAAATGGACTCCCAACTGGCGACTAGAAGGGGCACAGATATCTGGAAAAACTACCAGGAGCACGCATTTGCTCCTCTAGATTCTGGTGGAGTGCTGAAACAACTACGAGGCTCGGCGGATGAGGATCTAGTGCAGGGCCTGCTCGGCATCCTGGACGTAAATGCCTACGAGATAAGGGCTCCGGAGTCGGGTGGCGCCATGAGAGGACTGTATCGTAGGGCGGGACTCTTTGCGCACAGCTGCATGCCCAACCTGGTCATCTCAATCGATGACGAGCGTCGTATAAAGGTCTACGCCAATCGGTTTATAGCCGCCGGAGAGATCCTTTACAATTGCTACACCAATGTGCTCCTGGGCACCGAGGAGCGACACCAAATTCTAAAGGAGGGCAAGTGCTTTGACTGCACCTGTCCGAGATGCCAGGATCCCACCGAGCTGGGAACACACATGAGCAGTTTCATGTGCAGCCACTGCTCCTGCACGGGTGGCTACATAGTCCGTCAGCCGGATACGGGAATTTGGCAGTGCCTTCTAAATCCGGAGCATACACTGAAACAGGAGTTTGTAGCGAATATGCTGGAGCGGGCTAAAGAGGAGATATTCCACGCAAGGGATGATATTTACCGGCTGGAGCTCCTCTTGGCCAAGCTGAGTCGCCTTCTGCATCGAAATCATTTCCTAATGCTTGACCTAAAGCAAAATATCGCTTCTATATTGCGTCAGATCCTTCAAAACATGGCAACCCGACCAAATAAGAAGGTCTATGAGCGGAAAATTCGTTTGTGCCAGGAGATATTATTGGTACTTAAGGTCGTAACCCCTGGAATCTCCAGATTAAAGGCTATCGCCCTCTATGAACTGGCCAACACTCAAGCCGAATTGGCCAGAAAAATGTATACTGAGATGGAGCATAGTGCCAATGACCTTCTG GCGGAATTGGAACGAGTTGAGGTCATGCTGCGGGAGTCCCTGCGAATGCTTCTATTTGAGCCACTGGCCACTCCAGAGGGTCAGCTGACGCGATCCATGCTCCGAGAGCTGAAGGAGCTGCAGGATGATATAAAAAATCTTCGAGAATCGGATGACGATGTGGTAAATCAATAA